In Ancylothrix sp. D3o, a single window of DNA contains:
- a CDS encoding phage terminase large subunit family protein yields MPVPSQNRQPSPGMPCPECGFFIEMSIESLLYKPAFTCPGCLLEISLDRPSSQQALELLQKVNLAKGNIEKAKNFER; encoded by the coding sequence ATGCCTGTACCCTCACAAAATCGCCAACCTTCTCCTGGTATGCCTTGTCCAGAATGTGGTTTTTTTATTGAAATGTCCATCGAAAGTTTGCTCTATAAACCCGCATTCACCTGCCCTGGATGTCTGCTAGAGATATCACTCGATCGCCCAAGTTCTCAACAAGCTTTAGAATTGTTACAAAAAGTTAATTTAGCCAAAGGAAATATAGAAAAAGCTAAAAACTTTGAGAGATAA
- the csx18 gene encoding CRISPR-associated protein Csx18: MYMTYRASLVRNFSVAIVNGSITLIILLIAPMGLAAVIMNTFLVTVASFFTATIADSVVHFLQPSRVENIQASVEEQINRPTIQHRDIKEIERQ; the protein is encoded by the coding sequence ATGTACATGACTTATCGTGCTTCTTTGGTTCGTAATTTCTCGGTTGCTATCGTCAACGGTTCCATTACTTTGATAATTTTGCTAATTGCACCAATGGGTTTAGCTGCCGTGATTATGAATACTTTCTTGGTCACAGTTGCTAGTTTCTTTACTGCTACGATTGCTGATTCTGTAGTGCATTTTCTCCAGCCTTCTCGTGTTGAGAATATCCAGGCTTCTGTAGAAGAGCAAATTAATCGGCCTACAATTCAGCATCGGGATATTAAAGAAATTGAGCGGCAATAA